In Streptomyces sp. NBC_00569, a single genomic region encodes these proteins:
- a CDS encoding DUF3052 domain-containing protein, with protein sequence MSATADHAEERTNPAARLGFQPEQVVQEIGFDDDVDQELRESIEEVIGSELVDEDYDDVADAVVLWFREDDGDLTDALVDASQLVDDGAPVWLLTPKTGRDGYVEPSDINEAAQTAGLSQTKSINAGKDWAGSRLVTPKAAAKKR encoded by the coding sequence GTGAGCGCGACCGCGGACCACGCGGAGGAGCGGACCAACCCTGCCGCGAGGCTGGGTTTCCAGCCCGAGCAGGTGGTCCAGGAGATCGGCTTCGACGACGACGTCGACCAGGAGCTCCGCGAGTCCATTGAGGAAGTCATCGGCAGCGAGCTCGTCGACGAGGACTACGACGACGTCGCTGACGCGGTGGTGCTGTGGTTCCGCGAGGACGACGGCGATCTGACGGACGCGTTGGTAGACGCCAGCCAGCTGGTCGACGACGGTGCCCCTGTCTGGCTGCTGACCCCGAAGACCGGCCGCGACGGCTATGTCGAGCCGAGCGACATCAACGAAGCCGCGCAGACCGCGGGTCTCTCGCAGACCAAGAGCATCAACGCGGGCAAGGACTGGGCGGGCAGCCGCCTCGTCACGCCGAAGGCGGCCGCCAAGAAGCGCTAG
- a CDS encoding peroxiredoxin, with protein sequence MTIEVGTKAPDFELKTQHGETVRLSDFRGEKNVVLLFYPFAFTGVCTGELCALRDELPKFVNDDVQLLAVSNDSPFSLRVFAEQEGLEYPLLSDFWPHGEASRAYGVFDEEKGCAVRGTFIIDKEGVVRWTVVNGLPDARDLNEYVKAIDTL encoded by the coding sequence ATGACGATCGAGGTCGGCACGAAGGCTCCGGATTTCGAGCTCAAGACGCAGCACGGCGAGACCGTGCGGCTCTCGGACTTCCGGGGTGAGAAGAACGTGGTGCTGCTCTTCTACCCGTTCGCCTTCACCGGCGTCTGCACCGGCGAGCTGTGCGCCCTGCGTGACGAGCTGCCGAAGTTCGTCAACGACGACGTCCAGCTGCTCGCCGTATCGAACGACTCGCCGTTCAGCCTGCGTGTCTTCGCCGAGCAGGAAGGCCTCGAGTACCCGCTCCTGTCGGACTTCTGGCCGCACGGCGAGGCCTCGCGCGCGTACGGCGTCTTCGACGAGGAGAAGGGCTGCGCGGTGCGCGGCACCTTCATCATCGACAAGGAGGGCGTGGTCCGCTGGACCGTCGTCAACGGCCTGCCGGACGCCCGCGACCTCAACGAATACGTCAAGGCGATCGACACCCTCTGA
- a CDS encoding TerD family protein encodes MGVSLSKGGNVSLTKEAPGLTAVIIGLGWDVRTTTGTDFDLDASAILTNAEGKVSSDANFVFFNNLKSPDGSVEHTGDNTTGEGEGDDEQLKVNLAGVPADVDKIVFPVSIYDAENRQQSFGQVRNAFIRVVNQAGGAEIARYDLSEDASTETAMVFGELYRNGAEWKFRAIGQGYASGLRGIAQDFGVNV; translated from the coding sequence GTGGGAGTCAGCCTCAGCAAGGGCGGCAACGTATCGCTGACCAAGGAGGCTCCTGGCCTGACCGCGGTCATCATCGGCCTCGGGTGGGACGTCCGTACCACCACCGGTACGGACTTCGACCTTGACGCCAGCGCCATCCTGACGAACGCGGAGGGCAAGGTCAGCAGTGACGCCAACTTCGTGTTCTTCAACAACCTGAAGAGCCCGGACGGCTCGGTCGAGCACACCGGCGACAACACCACGGGTGAAGGCGAGGGTGACGACGAGCAGCTCAAGGTCAACCTCGCCGGCGTCCCGGCCGATGTGGACAAGATCGTGTTCCCGGTCTCCATCTACGACGCCGAGAACCGCCAGCAGTCGTTCGGCCAGGTGCGCAACGCGTTCATCCGCGTCGTGAACCAGGCGGGCGGGGCGGAGATCGCCCGGTACGACCTCTCCGAGGACGCCTCGACGGAGACCGCCATGGTCTTCGGCGAGCTGTACCGCAACGGCGCGGAGTGGAAGTTCCGCGCCATCGGCCAGGGCTACGCCTCGGGTCTGCGCGGCATCGCGCAGGACTTCGGCGTCAACGTCTGA
- a CDS encoding TerD family protein: MGVTLAKGGNVSLSKAAPNLTQVLIGLGWDARSTTGADFDLDASALLCKDGRVLGDEWFIFYNQLTSPDGSVEHTGDNLTGEGEGDDESILIDLSKVPAFCDKIVFPVSIHDADNRGQTFGQVSNAFIRVVNQADGQELARYDLSEDASTETAMIFGEVYRYGGEWKFRAVGQGYASGLRGIALDFGVNVS; this comes from the coding sequence ATGGGTGTCACGCTCGCCAAGGGGGGCAATGTCTCCCTCTCCAAGGCCGCACCGAACCTCACGCAGGTGCTGATCGGACTCGGCTGGGACGCGCGTTCCACCACCGGAGCCGACTTCGACCTCGACGCCAGCGCGCTGCTGTGCAAGGACGGCCGGGTGCTCGGCGACGAGTGGTTCATCTTCTACAACCAGCTCACCAGCCCGGACGGCTCCGTCGAGCACACCGGTGACAACCTCACCGGTGAGGGTGAGGGCGACGACGAGTCGATTCTGATCGACCTGTCCAAGGTGCCGGCGTTCTGCGACAAGATCGTCTTCCCGGTCTCGATCCATGACGCGGACAACCGAGGACAGACGTTCGGCCAGGTCAGCAACGCGTTCATTCGCGTGGTCAATCAGGCGGACGGTCAGGAACTCGCCCGCTACGACCTGAGCGAGGACGCGTCCACAGAGACCGCGATGATCTTCGGCGAGGTGTACCGGTACGGCGGCGAATGGAAGTTCCGCGCCGTCGGGCAGGGGTACGCGTCGGGCCTTCGAGGCATCGCTCTAGACTTCGGGGTCAATGTTTCGTAA
- a CDS encoding DUF475 domain-containing protein yields MVLKTFGWSFAITALGLVAAVFYDGWTAFGVVAILAVLEISLSFDNAVVNAGILKKMNAFWQKIFLTVGVLIAVFGMRLVFPVVIVAISAKLGPIEAVDLAFNQPDRYQQLVTDAHPSIAAFGGMFLLMIFLDFVFEERDIQWLRWIERPLAKLGKVDMLSVCVALIALLIASVTVATHAHQHGGVHVDKAATVLLSGVAGLITYLIVGGLSGFFENRLEEEEEREHEAEEEAKRAGKKTTAVVLAGKAAFFMFLYLEVLDASFSFDGVIGAFAITNDIVLMALGLGIGAMYVRSLTVYLVRQGTLDDYVYLEHGAHYAIGALAVILLVTIQYEINEVITGLVGVVLIAWSFLSSVRRNKKLAAAEGKATAPDEKTEVSSGL; encoded by the coding sequence GTGGTTTTGAAAACCTTCGGCTGGTCGTTCGCAATTACTGCGCTCGGCCTGGTCGCGGCGGTGTTCTACGACGGATGGACAGCATTCGGGGTCGTCGCGATCCTTGCCGTCCTCGAGATCTCGCTGTCCTTCGACAACGCGGTGGTCAACGCCGGAATCCTGAAGAAGATGAATGCCTTCTGGCAGAAGATCTTCCTCACGGTCGGTGTGCTGATCGCCGTCTTCGGCATGCGGCTGGTCTTCCCCGTCGTCATCGTCGCGATCAGCGCGAAGCTCGGTCCCATCGAGGCGGTGGACCTCGCGTTCAACCAGCCCGACCGTTACCAGCAGCTGGTCACGGACGCGCATCCCTCGATCGCCGCCTTCGGTGGCATGTTCCTGCTGATGATCTTCCTCGACTTCGTCTTCGAGGAGCGCGACATCCAGTGGCTGCGCTGGATCGAGCGGCCGCTGGCCAAGCTCGGCAAGGTCGACATGCTCTCGGTCTGTGTCGCCCTCATCGCGCTGCTGATCGCCTCGGTGACCGTCGCGACGCACGCCCACCAGCACGGCGGTGTGCACGTCGACAAGGCGGCGACCGTTCTGCTCTCCGGCGTCGCCGGCCTGATCACGTACTTGATCGTCGGCGGCCTCTCGGGCTTCTTCGAGAACCGTCTCGAGGAAGAGGAGGAGCGCGAGCACGAGGCTGAGGAAGAGGCCAAGCGGGCCGGCAAGAAGACCACGGCCGTCGTCCTGGCGGGCAAGGCCGCGTTCTTCATGTTCCTGTACCTCGAGGTCCTGGACGCGTCGTTCTCCTTCGACGGTGTCATCGGCGCCTTCGCCATCACCAACGACATCGTCCTGATGGCGCTCGGCCTCGGTATCGGCGCCATGTACGTCCGTTCGCTCACGGTCTACCTGGTCCGCCAGGGCACCCTGGACGACTACGTGTACCTGGAGCACGGCGCGCACTACGCGATCGGCGCCCTTGCCGTGATCCTTCTGGTCACGATCCAGTACGAGATCAACGAGGTCATCACCGGCCTCGTCGGCGTCGTCCTGATCGCCTGGTCGTTCCTCTCCTCCGTCCGCCGCAACAAGAAGCTCGCGGCCGCCGAGGGAAAAGCGACGGCCCCGGACGAGAAGACTGAGGTTTCGTCCGGGCTCTGA
- a CDS encoding TerD family protein, producing MSFWDGLWRGRAADFESGSAASNSIELTKRHPVVSLTKQGAATGNLRINLSWRMRTSDIGGPERESLLRHPFKLFKPDVVQAHTQSMVNVDLDLGCLYELTDGEKGVVQPLGSFFGALNAPPYVKLSGDDRFGSASGETIYVNLDHRESIKRLLVFVYIYDQTPAFDRTHAHVTLYPSNGPRVEISLDERAPQARSCAVVTIENVKGELIVRREVKFVYGFQAELDRLYGWGLQWGRGYKSKVGER from the coding sequence ATGTCCTTCTGGGACGGACTGTGGCGGGGGCGTGCGGCGGACTTCGAGTCGGGCAGCGCCGCATCGAACTCCATCGAACTCACCAAGCGGCACCCGGTCGTCTCGCTCACCAAGCAGGGGGCGGCCACCGGAAATCTGCGCATCAACCTGTCCTGGCGGATGCGGACCTCGGACATCGGCGGCCCCGAGCGCGAGAGCCTGCTGAGGCACCCGTTCAAGCTGTTCAAGCCCGATGTGGTGCAGGCCCATACGCAGAGCATGGTCAATGTGGACCTTGACCTCGGCTGTCTCTACGAGCTGACCGACGGGGAGAAGGGCGTGGTGCAGCCGCTCGGCAGCTTCTTCGGCGCGCTCAACGCGCCGCCGTACGTGAAGCTCAGCGGGGACGACCGGTTCGGATCGGCGTCGGGTGAGACGATCTACGTCAATCTCGATCACCGCGAGTCCATCAAGCGCCTGCTTGTCTTCGTCTACATCTACGACCAGACACCAGCGTTCGACCGTACGCACGCCCACGTCACGCTCTACCCGAGCAACGGACCACGCGTCGAGATCAGCCTCGACGAGCGCGCCCCGCAGGCTCGCTCCTGCGCCGTCGTCACGATCGAGAACGTCAAGGGCGAGCTGATCGTGCGACGCGAGGTGAAGTTCGTGTACGGGTTCCAGGCCGAGCTGGACCGGCTGTACGGGTGGGGACTTCAGTGGGGCCGGGGGTACAAGTCCAAGGTCGGGGAGCGCTAG
- a CDS encoding TerD family protein, with product MTHAMLKGSNVPLEATAVRAVLRWAGGQGVPDVDASALLLGPDGRVRSDEDFVFYNQPRHPSGKVWRLGKKRVTDGVTDTIQSDLAGLGPEVGRVLLVASADDVPFDRVPALRILLYDAAAADGEPLAHFDVKPETGAETALICGELYRRGEGWKFRALGEGYSNGLVGLATDFGISVDESEPAADLPSSPPGPMPAAEPSFPPPAPDTSFTGSASGSGSGSGWGSGSGSGYGYPQAPAPQPLAASLPESAPQPVSQPSYGYPPAAPTQPAPLAMPVPTTQPAYGYPQPVQPLPDPNFALPPQGPQFISR from the coding sequence ATGACGCACGCGATGCTGAAGGGGTCGAACGTCCCTCTCGAAGCCACGGCGGTCCGCGCCGTGCTGCGCTGGGCCGGCGGCCAGGGCGTGCCCGACGTCGACGCCTCGGCCCTGCTCCTCGGCCCTGACGGTCGCGTACGGTCCGACGAGGACTTCGTCTTCTACAACCAGCCCCGGCACCCCTCGGGCAAGGTCTGGCGGCTCGGCAAGAAGCGGGTCACCGACGGAGTCACCGACACGATCCAGTCGGACCTGGCCGGCCTCGGCCCGGAGGTCGGCCGCGTCCTCCTCGTGGCCTCGGCGGACGACGTCCCCTTCGACCGCGTACCCGCCCTGCGGATCCTCCTGTACGACGCCGCGGCCGCCGACGGCGAGCCCCTGGCCCACTTCGACGTGAAGCCGGAGACGGGCGCCGAGACGGCACTGATCTGCGGCGAGCTGTACCGGCGCGGTGAGGGCTGGAAGTTCCGGGCCCTGGGCGAGGGCTACTCGAACGGCCTGGTCGGTCTGGCCACGGACTTCGGCATCTCGGTGGACGAGTCGGAGCCGGCGGCGGATCTTCCGTCGTCCCCGCCAGGCCCGATGCCGGCAGCCGAACCGTCGTTCCCGCCCCCGGCCCCCGACACCTCGTTCACGGGATCGGCGTCGGGGTCGGGGTCGGGGTCGGGCTGGGGATCCGGGTCGGGTTCGGGTTACGGGTATCCGCAGGCGCCGGCGCCGCAGCCCCTCGCCGCGTCGCTCCCCGAGAGCGCACCCCAGCCCGTCTCCCAGCCGTCGTACGGGTATCCGCCGGCGGCGCCCACGCAGCCCGCGCCGCTCGCCATGCCGGTACCGACGACGCAGCCCGCGTACGGCTACCCGCAGCCGGTGCAGCCGCTGCCCGACCCGAACTTCGCCCTGCCTCCGCAGGGCCCTCAGTTCATCTCCCGCTGA
- a CDS encoding HpcH/HpaI aldolase/citrate lyase family protein: MRHFGHIAPEVRQRLFHREPGDFTADSSPRMLAAALGATLYSPATRPRLADDVLKQAGRGVVSMVLCLEDSIDDAEVADAEENLVRQFTDLADRPGAQPPLLFIRVRAAGQITDLARRLGPAVRLLSGFVLPKFTEERGASFLEALSAAEAATGRRLFAMPVLESPELLHLETRGDTLAGIARTVDKYRDRVLALRLGVTDFCSAYGLRRPPDMTAYDVQIVASVIGDVVNLLGRADGTGFTVTGPVWEYFRHQERMFKPQLRRSPFLEGRAVELRQALIEHDMDGLLREIELDRANGLLGKTCIHPSHVMPVHALSVVSHEEYGDAQDILRPERGGGGVLRSAYTNKMNEVKPHRAWAERTLQRAEVFGVAHEDVGFVELLNAGLPA, from the coding sequence ATGCGTCATTTCGGGCATATCGCCCCTGAGGTGCGACAGCGCCTGTTCCACCGGGAGCCCGGTGACTTCACCGCGGACTCGTCGCCCCGCATGCTCGCGGCTGCCCTCGGGGCCACGCTCTACAGCCCGGCCACGCGGCCGCGCCTCGCCGACGACGTCCTCAAGCAGGCGGGCCGGGGCGTCGTCTCGATGGTGCTGTGCCTGGAGGACTCGATCGACGACGCCGAGGTCGCGGACGCCGAGGAGAACCTGGTCAGGCAGTTCACCGACCTCGCGGACCGGCCGGGCGCGCAGCCTCCGCTGCTGTTCATCCGCGTCCGCGCCGCCGGGCAGATCACCGACCTCGCGCGCCGCCTCGGCCCGGCCGTGCGGCTGCTGTCCGGATTCGTGCTGCCGAAATTCACCGAGGAGCGGGGTGCGTCGTTCCTGGAGGCGCTCTCCGCCGCGGAGGCGGCCACCGGGCGGCGCCTCTTCGCGATGCCCGTCCTGGAGTCGCCCGAGCTCCTGCATCTGGAGACGCGGGGTGACACCCTCGCCGGGATCGCCCGCACCGTCGACAAGTACCGCGACCGTGTCCTGGCTCTGCGCCTCGGCGTGACCGACTTCTGCTCCGCGTACGGGCTGCGCAGGCCGCCGGACATGACCGCGTACGACGTCCAGATCGTGGCCTCCGTGATCGGGGACGTGGTCAATCTGCTCGGCCGCGCCGACGGCACCGGATTCACCGTGACCGGCCCCGTCTGGGAGTATTTCCGGCATCAGGAGCGGATGTTCAAGCCGCAGCTGCGCCGCAGCCCCTTCCTGGAGGGCCGGGCCGTCGAGCTGCGTCAGGCGCTCATCGAGCACGACATGGACGGCCTGCTGCGCGAGATCGAGCTGGACCGGGCCAACGGCCTGCTCGGCAAGACCTGCATCCACCCCTCGCACGTGATGCCCGTGCACGCGCTGTCCGTGGTCAGTCACGAGGAGTACGGGGACGCCCAGGACATCCTGCGGCCCGAGCGGGGCGGTGGCGGGGTCCTCAGATCCGCTTACACGAACAAGATGAATGAAGTGAAGCCGCACCGGGCCTGGGCCGAGCGGACTCTCCAGCGGGCGGAGGTCTTCGGCGTCGCCCATGAGGATGTCGGCTTCGTGGAGCTGCTCAACGCCGGCCTGCCCGCGTGA
- a CDS encoding phosphoribosyltransferase produces MKRGEVVWSGTWVAQRLGVELVGDEEISGMLGLALRRNPKRAHLLVSNVLGKHVPQSPDVVWRAGHDLGLRVRELLGDDAARRAVVLGYAETATGLGHSVADGLGLAPYLHSTRRPVDGVARAGGFEESHSHATSHLLLPEDPRLLAGDGALVLVDDEFSTGNTVLNTIRALHERYPREHYVIVALVDMRSPDDRDRLADFADEIGARVDLVASASGTVKLPDDVLAKGQALVARHESLAGAPTARTEPRSEPGSVTRVDLGWPASVPDGGRHGFTPEHRAALEAALPAMAARLAAPLGNARRVLVLGFEELMYAPLALAREVEKGTQAQVRYSTTTRSPVLAVDDPGYAIRTRLVFPAHDDPDDGPGERYAYNVAGGDFDAIVAVVDSTADTPQLHAPDGLLARLAEHAPRVLLAVVPSYVPDRAVPDRDVPGRAASEGATPVKAVPERRLVSPTLPEPLRGPAFSSYAPDEVGWLLQDLSDVELEAPTEEREEAIQGGGAHYAESLPVEYQPSAEYQALFQSALEVSAARIAQAVGVVTETVLAERSPRPVLVSLARAGTPVGVLMRRWAQARRGLDLPHYAVSIVRGRGIDANALRWLAAHHDPADVVFVDGWTGKGAITRELADALKAHQQNEGGPGFDPEIAVLADPGSCVRTYGTREDFLIPSACLNSTVSGLISRTVLRADLVGPNDFHGGKFYRELAGADVSTHFLDTIEARFDEVADAVDAQVKEMLSADRAPTWEGWAAVERISEEYEIHDVNLVKPGVGETTRVLLRRVPWKILARTGAGADLDHVRLLAEQRGVPVEEVAELPYTCVGLIHPKYTRGATGADGKAVGAK; encoded by the coding sequence ATGAAAAGGGGCGAAGTGGTCTGGTCGGGGACATGGGTCGCACAGCGGCTCGGAGTCGAGCTCGTCGGTGACGAGGAGATATCCGGGATGCTGGGCCTCGCCCTGCGCCGCAATCCCAAACGGGCCCATCTGCTCGTGTCGAACGTCCTGGGCAAGCACGTGCCGCAGTCGCCGGACGTGGTCTGGCGCGCCGGGCACGACCTCGGTCTGCGGGTGCGCGAGCTGCTCGGCGACGACGCGGCGCGGCGGGCCGTCGTGCTCGGATACGCCGAGACGGCGACGGGCCTCGGGCACTCCGTGGCCGACGGCCTGGGCCTCGCGCCCTATCTGCACTCGACGCGGCGCCCCGTCGACGGGGTGGCGCGCGCGGGCGGCTTCGAGGAGTCCCACTCGCACGCCACCTCGCATCTGCTGTTGCCCGAGGACCCCCGCCTCCTCGCGGGCGACGGGGCGCTCGTCCTCGTGGACGACGAGTTCTCCACGGGCAATACGGTCCTGAACACGATCCGCGCCCTGCACGAGCGCTACCCGCGCGAGCACTACGTCATCGTCGCCCTCGTCGACATGCGCTCGCCCGACGACCGGGACCGCCTGGCCGACTTCGCCGATGAGATCGGCGCCCGCGTCGACCTGGTCGCGTCCGCCTCCGGCACCGTCAAGCTCCCCGACGACGTCCTCGCCAAGGGCCAGGCCCTGGTCGCCCGCCACGAGTCCCTCGCCGGGGCCCCGACGGCGCGCACAGAGCCGCGCAGCGAGCCTGGCAGCGTGACGCGTGTGGACCTCGGCTGGCCCGCGTCCGTGCCCGACGGGGGCCGGCACGGCTTCACGCCGGAGCACCGCGCGGCGCTCGAAGCGGCGCTGCCCGCCATGGCCGCCCGCCTCGCCGCCCCCCTGGGGAACGCCCGCCGCGTACTCGTCCTCGGCTTCGAGGAGCTGATGTACGCGCCGCTCGCCCTGGCCCGCGAGGTCGAGAAGGGCACGCAGGCGCAGGTGCGCTACTCCACCACGACGCGTTCGCCGGTCCTCGCCGTCGACGACCCCGGCTACGCGATCCGCACCCGTCTCGTCTTCCCCGCCCACGACGACCCGGACGACGGGCCGGGCGAGCGGTACGCGTACAACGTCGCGGGCGGTGACTTCGACGCGATCGTCGCCGTCGTCGACTCCACCGCGGACACACCTCAACTGCACGCCCCCGACGGCCTGCTGGCGCGCCTCGCCGAACACGCCCCGCGCGTGCTGCTCGCCGTCGTGCCCTCGTACGTCCCTGACAGGGCTGTCCCTGACAGGGACGTCCCCGGAAGGGCTGCCTCCGAGGGGGCCACCCCCGTAAAGGCCGTCCCCGAAAGGCGCCTCGTGTCCCCCACGCTCCCCGAGCCCCTGCGCGGCCCCGCCTTCTCCTCGTACGCGCCCGACGAGGTCGGCTGGCTGCTCCAGGACCTCTCGGACGTCGAGCTGGAGGCACCGACCGAGGAGCGCGAGGAGGCGATACAGGGCGGTGGCGCGCACTACGCCGAGTCGCTGCCCGTCGAGTACCAGCCGAGCGCCGAGTACCAGGCGCTGTTCCAGTCCGCCCTGGAGGTGTCCGCCGCGCGGATCGCGCAGGCCGTCGGCGTCGTGACCGAGACCGTGCTCGCGGAGCGGTCCCCGCGCCCCGTACTCGTCTCGCTCGCGCGCGCCGGGACGCCCGTCGGTGTGCTGATGCGCCGGTGGGCGCAGGCGCGGCGCGGCCTCGACCTGCCGCACTACGCCGTCTCGATCGTGCGCGGCCGCGGCATCGACGCGAACGCGCTGCGCTGGCTCGCCGCCCACCACGACCCGGCCGACGTCGTCTTCGTCGACGGCTGGACCGGCAAGGGCGCGATCACCCGCGAACTGGCCGACGCGCTCAAGGCCCATCAGCAAAATGAGGGAGGCCCCGGCTTCGACCCCGAGATCGCGGTACTCGCCGACCCGGGTTCCTGCGTGCGCACCTACGGCACCCGTGAGGACTTCCTCATCCCGTCCGCGTGCCTCAACTCGACGGTCTCCGGTCTGATATCGCGTACGGTGCTGCGTGCCGACCTCGTCGGGCCGAACGACTTCCACGGCGGAAAGTTCTACCGCGAGCTCGCCGGGGCGGACGTCTCCACGCACTTCCTCGACACGATCGAGGCCCGCTTCGACGAGGTCGCCGACGCCGTGGACGCCCAGGTCAAGGAGATGCTCTCCGCCGACCGCGCGCCCACCTGGGAGGGCTGGGCGGCCGTCGAGCGGATCAGCGAGGAGTACGAGATCCACGACGTGAACCTCGTGAAGCCCGGCGTCGGCGAGACGACCCGCGTGCTGCTGCGCCGCGTCCCGTGGAAGATACTCGCCCGCACGGGCGCCGGCGCGGACCTCGACCACGTACGCCTGCTGGCCGAGCAGCGCGGGGTGCCCGTCGAGGAGGTCGCCGAACTCCCTTACACCTGCGTCGGGTTGATCCACCCGAAGTACACGCGGGGCGCCACCGGTGCGGACGGCAAGGCGGTGGGCGCGAAGTGA
- a CDS encoding HAD family hydrolase, with amino-acid sequence MPDAQAPRLLCVEVYEGKPLSYVTEDAAALLVELGRSALFVPTTTRTREQYGRIHLPGPAPQFAICANGGHLLVDGVSDPDWRAAVDERLAAECAPLDEVRAHLVRTADPAWLLKERVAEDLFAYLVVERSLLPEGWVKELAVWAESRGWTVSLQGRKIYAVPKPLTKSAAMREVARRSGADRTLAAGDSLLDADLLLAADHAWRPGHGELADVGWTARHVTALEDRGVAAGETILRELIGQVRNPRPSP; translated from the coding sequence ATGCCCGACGCCCAGGCGCCACGCCTGCTGTGCGTCGAGGTCTACGAGGGCAAGCCCCTCTCCTACGTCACCGAGGACGCGGCCGCGCTGCTCGTCGAACTCGGCCGCAGCGCACTCTTCGTCCCGACGACGACCCGCACCCGGGAGCAGTACGGACGCATCCATCTCCCGGGCCCCGCACCGCAGTTCGCGATCTGCGCCAACGGCGGTCACCTGCTGGTGGACGGGGTGTCCGACCCGGACTGGCGTGCCGCTGTGGACGAACGGCTCGCCGCCGAGTGCGCGCCGCTCGACGAGGTGCGGGCGCATCTGGTGCGGACGGCCGACCCGGCGTGGCTCCTGAAGGAGCGCGTCGCCGAGGACCTCTTCGCGTATCTCGTGGTCGAGCGGTCCCTGCTCCCGGAGGGCTGGGTCAAGGAACTCGCCGTGTGGGCGGAGAGCCGCGGCTGGACGGTCTCCCTCCAGGGCCGCAAGATCTACGCCGTCCCGAAGCCGCTCACCAAGAGTGCGGCCATGCGTGAGGTGGCCCGCCGCTCGGGCGCCGACCGCACGCTGGCGGCCGGCGACTCCCTGCTGGACGCGGACCTGCTCCTCGCGGCCGACCACGCCTGGCGCCCCGGCCACGGCGAGCTCGCGGACGTGGGCTGGACGGCGCGGCACGTCACGGCCCTGGAGGACCGGGGTGTCGCGGCGGGCGAGACGATCCTGCGGGAGCTGATCGGGCAGGTCCGCAATCCCCGCCCGTCCCCGTAG
- a CDS encoding FmdB family zinc ribbon protein, which translates to MPRYEYRCRTCGDTFELSRPMAESSAPADCPAGHDDTVKLLSTVAVGGTASSSAPARPAGGGGGGCCGGGCCG; encoded by the coding sequence ATGCCACGCTACGAGTACCGCTGCCGGACCTGCGGCGACACGTTCGAACTGAGCCGCCCCATGGCCGAGTCCTCGGCCCCCGCGGACTGCCCCGCGGGCCACGACGACACGGTGAAGCTGCTGTCGACGGTCGCCGTGGGCGGCACCGCATCGAGCTCCGCCCCGGCCCGCCCCGCGGGCGGCGGAGGCGGGGGCTGCTGCGGCGGCGGCTGCTGCGGGTGA
- a CDS encoding sugar kinase has translation MTAPGPTPGPSPFPAASPITSPADSPVDVLTFGETMVALRGHGPFKLGGSMDLSVAGAESNVAIGLTRLGHSVRWAGAVGADEAGELVLRTLRAEGVDTSCATRDTGAPTGLILFEPRLPEVTRVQYYRAGSAGSRLDADRVERAFAAGPPPRVLHLTGITPALGTSARDACRRALRLAREHGVPVSLDANYRSRLWSSEDATAELRDWIPYVDVLIASDDELPLCAPPGPDAVKALLDLGVREVVVKLGADGAVAHSADGELRVPARPVRAVDAVGAGDAFVAGYLSALLDGEDVAARLDRAVTTGAFAVAQPGDWEGAPTRAELGLLGAGRGTVVR, from the coding sequence ATGACGGCGCCGGGACCGACTCCGGGGCCGAGCCCCTTCCCGGCCGCCTCCCCCATCACGTCCCCCGCCGACTCCCCCGTCGACGTGCTCACCTTCGGCGAGACCATGGTCGCGCTGCGCGGCCACGGTCCGTTCAAGCTGGGCGGCTCGATGGACCTGTCCGTCGCCGGCGCCGAGTCGAACGTCGCGATCGGGCTCACCCGGCTCGGCCACAGCGTCCGCTGGGCGGGCGCGGTCGGCGCCGACGAGGCGGGCGAACTGGTCCTGCGCACGCTGCGCGCCGAGGGCGTCGACACGTCCTGCGCCACCCGTGACACCGGCGCCCCTACGGGCCTGATCCTGTTCGAGCCGCGGCTGCCCGAGGTGACGCGGGTCCAGTACTACCGTGCGGGCTCTGCGGGTTCGCGGCTCGACGCCGACCGCGTCGAGCGGGCCTTCGCGGCCGGTCCGCCGCCCCGCGTCCTGCATCTGACGGGGATCACGCCCGCGCTCGGCACCTCCGCGCGCGACGCGTGCCGACGCGCCCTGCGGCTCGCCCGCGAGCACGGCGTTCCGGTCAGCCTGGACGCCAACTATCGTTCCCGGCTGTGGAGTTCGGAGGACGCCACCGCCGAACTGCGCGACTGGATCCCGTACGTGGACGTCCTCATCGCCTCCGACGACGAGCTGCCGCTGTGCGCGCCGCCCGGGCCGGACGCGGTCAAGGCCCTGCTCGATCTCGGGGTGCGCGAGGTCGTCGTCAAGCTCGGCGCCGACGGGGCGGTCGCCCACTCGGCCGACGGTGAGCTACGTGTCCCGGCCCGGCCGGTGCGCGCGGTGGACGCCGTCGGAGCCGGTGACGCCTTCGTCGCCGGCTATCTCTCCGCGCTCCTCGACGGCGAGGACGTCGCCGCGCGCCTCGACCGGGCCGTGACGACGGGCGCCTTCGCCGTCGCGCAGCCAGGCGACTGGGAGGGAGCCCCCACACGGGCGGAACTCGGGCTGCTCGGGGCGGGCCGGGGGACGGTCGTGCGCTGA